ctatgtgtcgctctctctatctctgtccctctctctgtctgtctgttttaccgGGGAGAGCAGTTCGAATTTCACATAAAGATATTTGTTGTGAAAAAgttaatacagtataatacaatagaataaatacaatacaatgcaatacaatgcaatgcagtgcaatgcagtgcaatgcagtgcagtacaatacaatacagtgtttcATGATTCATGGGCTTAAACCAATCACACAGTTCCGCGCTGTTCCCTCGCTTTATCTTTGAAGATAATTTCACACTGAAATTTACCACTCGAGTGCAAATTATTTTGAGGTTGCTGAGCTTTCTAAGTTAACACCTTCACAATAGTATATCTTGACCGTTTAACCGCTCTACTGATAAAGCACAGTGTTGCGTTTCAGTCCTGAtttggccctgtgcggtcggctggacaagGAGCAAcgagaataagaataaaataagaCAGAAAACGGGAGGAAGAAAACGTCCACATCGATCATCAGAATGTCCGGCTGTAAACAGTACTGAATGACATGATTCGGCGAGCTTAGttatgtctgtgttgttgtcggCAGTGTTCCTACTATCGTGTGTTTTTGGATGTACTCACTGGATGTCAGCCTgagtggacaacaacaacaagagacaatCACTGTCACGACGGACCTGACAAATACCGGAAAACCGCGCGTATCTCGCTTTACTTTCAGGCCAGCTCAAGTTAATTCGAGTCAAGTGTACTTTATTAcctcacatgatttttttttttctgccccatcatctgcaccgtttcagtggcattactcccacgccgctcatttagattcccccatacacggctacacccggccttgtccgtcacagttccagcgtcggcagtctgcttggaaccatcgatgttaggtcgccaggaggccacacaccagaggagaccatgcactgctgctgagtcacttcggtggtgttaagtggtactgttctgatttaacgtacttaggacaccacctactaagccccctactaacgacaataatggcttagtcgcggagccagactgagtgagcgtccctcccacagtggagacctccaccacgtccctcaaacaacagccccccatgaatctgccgacactgaagacattgacaggactcaccccaagcacggaagtggaagggtatcgaaactgaggtcaccgtgagagcagggcatgaaaggccacagactttgagactattcaCATGAAAAATttgatagcgcctatcctcggtcggagatcaagctctaagcacgtggtcatttccacaacaggttgcctacctgggtagagccgactgacgggtgCCATTGGGCGCCCATCAGTCGTTTTATGCGTCATTCAAAAATTACATGGCGGTCTCATCAATACACAAATATATGAGACATTCCTATGATTAcagttatctcttttttttcttttaaaggtgATATGGAAAGCATGCTAAAACTATATAAAACCATAAATCACAGATTACACATCAACAAATATTATAATAATTCAGATCACACGGTAAAAGCATaagactgaaaacacacacacacacacacacacacacacacacacacacacacacacacacacacacacacacacacacacacacatacgtggatTCGTGATCATTAAACATCACCCCATTCAGTTGTTGCTATGGGTGTAAGTATCACACACAGGAAATAcaaagaaaggatgaaaaagGTCAGGGTCACATTTGTCCTGGTGTAGCAACTGacgtcagtgtctgtgtggacCATTCCCGCTTTGACCCGGAAACACTGTGTGCACTATTCTCGCTTTGACCCGGAAACACTGTGTGCACCATTCTCGCTTTGACCCGGAAACACTGTGTGCACCATTCTCGCTTTTACCCGGAAATACTGTGTGCACCATTCTCGCTTTGACCCGGAAACACTGTGTGCGCCATTCTCGCTTTGACCCGGAAACACTGTGTGCACCATTCTCGCTTTGACCCGGAAACACTGTGTGCGCCATTCTCGCTTTGACCCGGAAACACTGTGTGCGCCATTCTCGCTTTGACCCGGAAACACTGTGTGCACCATTCTCGCTTTGACCCGGAAACACTGTGTGCACCTTTCTCGCTTTGACCCGGAAACAAAGTTCATCTGATCTTACCCTTATGCTTGAGCTAAAGAACACATCCGAACTTATGCTTGTGGCTATGTAGGTGTTTCCATTCGTGTTTATGCCACATGACATAGTTACTGAAATGTTTCTTGCTTGTTCCGAAACAGTACGTTATCATATTGTATATCCTCCAAGCCAAGCCCattaggaagggggtgggtggatgacgGGGGGAGGAGTCAGACATCCTTGAATCTTTGACGATGACAGCCAACACTGTATATGACGTGTTAGCTTTTatattgttgctgtattgttgtacttgttgtcgttgttgttctggttgttgttatggttgctgccgtttgttgttttgttgttgttgttgatgctgctgctgctgctgctgctgctgctgctgctgctgctgctgctgctgctgctaccaaaagttgttgttgctgctgttttttgttggtattggtgttgttgttgtggttattatcactgctgttggtggtggtgattgtggtagtggttatgatgctggtgttgttgttgttggtgatggcggtggtgatgttgttgttgctgttgagggAGCACCGAAGTAGCACAAAGTGGTTGCTGGAGCGCATTGATCATCCCATGTAAGAATTGATGTTGGGGTAGCACTGATCATCCCATGTAAGAGTTGATGTTGGAGTAGCACTGATCATCCCATGTAAGAGTTGATGTTGGGGTAGCACTGATCATCCCATGTAAGAGTTGATGTTCGGGTAGCACTGATCATCCCATGTAAGTGTTGATGTTAGAGTAGCACTGATCATCCCATGTAAGAGTTGATGTTGGGGTAACACTGATCATCCCATGTAAGAGTTGATGTTGGGGTAGCACTGATCATCCCATGTAAGAGTTGATGTTGGGGTAGCACTGATCATCCCATGTAAGAGTTGATGTTGGGGTCGTCAGTGTCCCACTCCGCGTCCTCCACGGGTGACCTGCGCCCCTCCGCTGACGTCAGAGGTACCATGTCCGGcatggtcagggtcagggtcggTTCCATTGCTGCAGTAGGCCCCAGCTGCAGGGTAGTTGGTCTGGCAGAACCCTCGCCACAGCCTCCACAAGACGGGCACACCTTCTGTTTGGAGAACACAAGCTTGTCCTGCAGACGCTGCGCCAGTACCGACAGTTCCTGGTCGTTTTCTGGCTTCCTTTTCTGTGGCTGTGGCACGGATGGTTCGGATCTGATGTTGAGCCAGCAGGACAGGCCGTTTCTTGACCTAcagggtggtggtagaggggatGTTTGGTGGTCAGACACACGACGCGGCCGACTGCACGGTTTGGTTGCAGAGTGGGGTGCCTCGGCCTGCACAGTGGACGGAGGAGACCTTTGAAGGGGGATGTTCAGCGACAATTCTCTGACCGAGttcactggaggaggaggaggaggagagggggaccaGGAAGAATCCTCGTTGCCCGCACAGGAACAGCCCTGCGACATGGTGACGATGTTATCTGCCTGCTCGTACTCCACGCCCGCACTCTCACAGCACCTTCTGGAGGCGAGGTGACTCCATGCTCTGCATACTGTGGATCCCACCCCTGAATCCACGCTCCCCGAGCGGAGACAGGTCAGCAGTGGGCCGACCGCCTGGCTCGCACAGCTCTCCGGTGGTGACCGACATGGCGTGGCCCTGTACGGGGAAGGCACAGGGGGGTCTCCGTCGTCTCGGCGAGGAAGTACCCAACATTTCCCACCCGCGGGCTTCACGGACACCGGAGACATGATGACGTTCTTCGCGAAGCTGACCTCGTAGCTGCAGGCCACCACGTCCCCGACACTGACCTTGGCCTTGAACTCCAGGAAGTCCAGGACAAGCACGCTTCCGTCCCTGACTTCCGCTTCCTCCTGGAAGCGCAACGCAGCGCCATCTACCGTCACCAGCTTCCGCTCGCTGAGGTTGCTGACTCGGAAGACGAAAGGATCATTCCCGTCATGCCACAGCGCGGCGTAGGCACGTGACATCCGTTCGTCATTCAGGCGGACGTCAGCGGCGCTGCTCCTGCCTAACACCAGCCGCTCTCTGACGGGCTTgctgagggggaaggtggggaggaaggtggtgagggagggaggggtggattcTGGGAAGAAGAGAATCAGACGGCTCGGGGTCTCCACAGTGCTGCACGTGCGGGAGTCAGCAGCCGCCATGTTGTCTTGTGGTGTTGAGTTCAACGACCTATTGGCactacgcccttaaggtcaactTGTTCCGGACGGGTGTCCAACGGTAGTCTTTCTTCAGGCGGTAGAAGTGTAGTCCTTTGTGGTCTGTGTGGTGGCGGAGGGGTAGTCCACTGGGGAATGGTTGTCCCAGCGGGTGTCCAGTTGCAGTTCGTGGGGGTAGTCGGCCGGGTGTCTTTCTCGGCTGGAGACTGTTGCTGGCCCTCCCTGCACAAAGTAAGTGGCAGCGGCGAGTTGAATGCAAGTTATATCTCGGTGCAGATGACGCAGAACTTCAGGCAATGAAACAGACTCcttgaagaacagagagggggcaagggggtggggggcgaacgAGGTAAGGAGAcaatgatcagacagacagacagaccgaccgacggacaaacagacagataagatagacagattaaaaaagcaaagcaaaaacagACATCCAAGTAGTGGTGGTTATAAGTGTACAGTTACTGGCTTAGTGTGAGGATAATCATTGTGGTCAAGGGTTGTAGTGGTGATTATAAGCGTACAGTTACTGGCTTAGTGTGAGGATAATCATTGTGGTCAAGGGTTGTAGTGGTGATTATAAGTGTACAGTTACTGGCTTAGTGTGAGGATAATCATTGTGGTCAAGGGTTGTAGTGGTGATTATAAGTGTACAATTACTGGCTTGGTCTGCGGATAATCATTGTGGTCAAGCGTTGTAGTGGTGATTATAAGTGTACAGTTACTGGCTTGGTCTGAGGATAATCATTGTGGTCAAGGGTTGTAGTGGTGATTATAAGCGTACAGTTACTGGCTTAGTGTGAGGATAATCATTGTGGTCAAGGGTTGTAGTGGTGATTATAAGTGTACAATTACTGGCTTGGTCTGCGGATAATCATTGTGGTCAAGGGTTGTAGTGGTGATTATAAGTGTACAATTACTGGCTTGGTCTGCGGATAATCATTGTGGTCAAGGGTTGTAGTGGTGATTATAAGTGTACAGTTGAGGATAATTAAAGGTGGTCAAGGCAGGATTGCAGAGGTGAATATTTACCCTCTTGGTCTGAGGGTAATTATAGATTATGAAGAcagtggttgtagtggtgattATAAGTGTACAGTTACTGGTTTGGTGTGAGGATAATCATGAGGTGATTATAAGCGTACAGTTACTCTCTTGGTGTGAGGGTGATTGTAGGTGGTGAAGACGGTGGTTGTAGAGGTGATTTATAAGTGTACAGCTATTGACTTGGTGTGAGGGTGATTGTAGGTGGTGAAGACGGTGGTTGTAGAGGTGATTTATAAGTGTACAGTTAATGACATTCCCTGAGGATAATTATAAGTGGTGAAGGCAGGGTTGTAGAGGCGATTATAAGTGTACAACTAGTTAATGGCTTGGTCTGAAAATCGTAATCATAGGTCACTGGTGAAAacggtggttgtagtggtgattATAAGTGTACAGTTTTTTTGGCTTGGTTCGAAACCATGTAGAGTGGCCTATGTGGTCTGTATTGCAATGAACAaaatggtttgttttgttctcttcgttgctattattgttgttgtggtggtggtggtggtggtctgtttgTACGTGCATATCCGTGCCTTCTGTCCCCTTCCAGTCCTCTGACGGGCTCGTAATGTAGGAATCCAAAAAAACTGAGACCGCGAATCGGAAATTGGTGAAATTCAACTCCGACAACCTCCGGCTTTGCAGCGACCGacggattgattgactgattgatcgattaatgattgattgatcgattggttgattcattcattcattcatttatcctgtttatttttatttgtttgttcatttatttatctttgttttgttttatttcattttattttgttttagttcattttccttcaaggccTTACTAGGCGCGTTGGTGCGTTACGCTGCTGATCGGGCATCGATTTAGtaaatgtggtgcagcgtatatggatttgtccgaacgcagtcgaTGAGGCCTCCAAGAGCAactaaaactgaactgaactgaactgaactgaactgaacaatcgAGTGACTGATCGCACGACAGGATCGCAAAGTTTGACAGTGCCTTTAATAGTTGTCACTTGCTTGCTGTAAACAAGGAAGGATGTGCGTTGTCCTTTTCTCTTATCATGATAAGATGCCTTCGATcaatttgcagtgtgtgtgtgtgtgtgcacgtttcagTTGGTCGTGTGTGCGTTGCTGGCTTACGGGAAAATAGGGCTGTTTATATCATGAAACAGGATGTCCGGTTGGTTGATATGGGAACCATGAGAACGTGTAAACCAccgtcaccgccaccaccaccaccaccactacccctctttctctgtctgtctgtctgtctgtgtgcgtgtgtgcgcgcgctcgtttgtgtgtgtgtgagagagcaagAGATTAGGCTGTTTGTTTTCTCCGTTTCCTTCTCCCCCAAAACCACACTGAATGTGAGGTCACACACGTCAGGCTGAAGGGGAGAGGATCTATAAGCAGGGCGATAGTGTTGATAACGTGAGATGGTGCttacaaaaagagacacagagagagacacagagagagagagaatcgtataaacacacccacaaacacacccacagatagtgagagagacagacagacaggggagagagagagagagagagagagagagagaatcccattAATTAAACCAAAGGAAATTATCACCGGAAACCTAAGTGTTTCAAGTAATGACAACAACTATGACAGCTGCGACGTTGACATAACGAATCTCATTCTGtctacacacactcctcacaccaccacccccaccac
The sequence above is drawn from the Babylonia areolata isolate BAREFJ2019XMU chromosome 26, ASM4173473v1, whole genome shotgun sequence genome and encodes:
- the LOC143300596 gene encoding uncharacterized protein LOC143300596; protein product: MAAADSRTCSTVETPSRLILFFPESTPPSLTTFLPTFPLSKPVRERLVLGRSSAADVRLNDERMSRAYAALWHDGNDPFVFRVSNLSERKLVTVDGAALRFQEEAEVRDGSVLVLDFLEFKAKVSVGDVVACSYEVSFAKNVIMSPVSVKPAGGKCWVLPRRDDGDPPVPSPYRATPCRSPPESCASQAVGPLLTCLRSGSVDSGVGSTVCRAWSHLASRRCCESAGVEYEQADNIVTMSQGCSCAGNEDSSWSPSPPPPPPVNSVRELSLNIPLQRSPPSTVQAEAPHSATKPCSRPRRVSDHQTSPLPPPCRSRNGLSCWLNIRSEPSVPQPQKRKPENDQELSVLAQRLQDKLVFSKQKVCPSCGGCGEGSARPTTLQLGPTAAMEPTLTLTMPDMVPLTSAEGRRSPVEDAEWDTDDPNINSYMG